The Tessaracoccus timonensis sequence CGCCACTGGCGTCCTGGACGGCGACGCGGTACTTCCATGTGCCGGTGGTGTTGATTCCGTAGGTCAGTGGGAGCACGAAGGAACCGTCGGATCTGGTGGTGCCGCGCTGGGACATGGACCAGCGGGATCCGAGCAGTACCTCGGTCCAGACTGGACGATTGGCCTGGCCGGGGGCGGTGCCCCAGGTGTTGGTGCCCTGACCGATATATTTGCTGCCGGCGGAGTGGGCCACCATGCGGTCGAGACGGACGAACGTCGTCGTGGCGGAGGAGGTGCCGCCGAGCGTTGCACGGATTTCGTAGGTGCCCGGTGCATCGGTTATCCCCTGGATGTGGGCCACGAACCGCCCCGTCCCGTCGGCTGAGACTCGACCGATCGTCTTCCACGAGCTGCCGTCGCGTACCTGCGCGAGCAGGGTTCCCGAGGCGCAACCGGAAGTGGTGCCCCACACATTGGTGGGAGCTCCGTAGGGCTTGCTTTCTGCGGCGCTGAGGTTGATCACGCAGTCTGGAGCGGCACTCGCGGAGACGGCGCCGGTGAAGACCATCGAGGTGGCCAGCGCGAGGCTGGCGACGGCACGCCAGACTTTCCCTGATATGCGAACTGCTGAGGTCATGGTCCCCGCTCCCAGTAGGTCGATCGATGTGCTGGCGCCCAGGCATCCAGCTAGTACATCATCCAACCATTCGGCCCTCTATACCAAACCAAGGGGTCAATAGGTGGCCAATTGCAGGCAGAATATGAACTTCCTGCCAACCAGCCGGGAGGTCTGTAGTGCAGACAGACTCCCTGGCGGGGGTATCGCGCAGTCGTCTACCTGGTCAGGGCGTCGAGACGTGTACGTGGTCGTAGTGGTCCGCAGTCGGGTTGCCACGCGACGGCATCCACCGCCAGCCCTCACCTGCACGTCGGGCCGTCCAGATCCGGCGCTGGTAGATGATTTCCGTGACTCCGAGCGTCTTGTGGTGGCGCTGGAGCATATGGGCCAGATCCCAGCCACGTGGTCCGGAGACCATGACGTCGAACGCCTGCCCCGTTGGATGGTGCGACGCGTAACTGCGGCTCTGGACACCGAGATACCGTGTGAGTTCAGGGAACTCGTGGCACACCGCACGCATGGCGTTGCGGGTGGTGGCGCGCACATAGCGTTTGCCGGCGGCGCTGCGGGCACAGTAGGAGAAATTGAAGCCGCGTCTGGTGAGCGTGAACTCATTGGTGCGCACGACCTCGCCATTTGGATAACGGCCTGCAACGCGCCAACGGGTCCGACCTATCTGAGCTGAGCTGTAAGTGAGAGGCAGTGAATAGGTGCCGTTAGCCTGCGTCGTGCCCTTCTGGGAAGTGAGCCAGCGGCCGCCCACGTTGATCTCCGTCCAGACAGGGATTGAGGAGCCGTCAGGGAACCAACCCCACGTGTGGGTTCGCTCTTTGTACAGTTTGGCTCCAGCGCTGTTCGCGGTTGGACGCGGCGTACGGGTGAGCGTAAAGGCTCTCGAGTGGCCGACGCGGCCGTCGTTGTAGCGGCTGGCGATGCGGAACTGGTGGGCGCCGGCAGCGTTTGAGCCGTAGGTGAGGGGAATGGAGTACTGGCCCCACTTGTTGGTTGTGCCGGCCTGAGACCTGAGCCAACGGCCACCGACGTACGCCTCAGTCCATACACGTTGGCCGGCCTGCCCGGCGACGGTGCCCCACGCGTGCGTGGTCTCGCCGACGCGCTTCCTGCCGGCAGAGTTTGCGGTGGGCAGGGCGAACCTCGTCAACATCACACGGTGAGTCGACTGTTCGAGGCCCCCGGCAGCTCGGCGACGACGCGCCAGAATTGATTGCCTGCATGACTGATCCCGTGGCTGGTTCCGATCGTGTAGCCGCCGTTAGTGTTGGTACGGCCGCGTTCGACTGTCTGCCACGCGCCGTTGACGAGCAGTTCACTGCGGATTGGCGTGTTTGCGGCACCAGGGAAGGTGCCCCAGGCGCCAGTCCTCTCTCCGGTGAACCGTGCCCTGGCGTTGGCCACGCTCGCGTCGCCGACACGAAGGATGGTGGTACTTTCGGCCTCGGTTTCCGAGTCGCCGAACTCGCCGATAACGCGCCAGCGGTATGTGCCGACGCGGGTGTCGGCGGGGGCGATGGAGAACGAGAACGCACCGTCACCTGTGGTGCTGACAGCAGAGTGATGGTCCCAGGTGCCGCCAGCTGAGCTCAACTCCAGTCGAAGCCGCCCTTCACCGCAGTCGGTGACTGTGCCATGCACCTTGAGGGTCGCCTCAGGAAGTTGTACGCCTAGAGAATCCGCGTTTGCGATGCATTGCGTGGTTGGTTCGGGTGTGGGCGTCTCCTCCGCGTCGGCTGCCAGCGGCTGCGCGCAAATTAGGGCGCTCGTCAGAGCGGCGACGGCAAGGTGCTGCGGCGTGTGAGAACGTCGCAGTTGCATGACGTGGTCTCTCCTCCAGGGCCTCAACTCTCGTCTGGATGCACAAGAATCGCATCCTGAGGAATTCTCAGCAAGTTTTTAGGGGGCGCCGGGAGGGCCACGATGGATGTCGCAGCCCTCCCGTTCTCTGCCGAAGGGAATCAGTCCGTACCGGAATCAAACGACGAACGCAGTCCTGCCGCGTCGATGTCGTCATCGGGCTGGGGCGCGCCGAGCTCCGCGATCTGCGCGGCGCCGCCGGCCTCGATCTCGCCGAACAGCTTCGCCTGCTGGACGCCGAGCGTGCCCTGGGATGCGTAGAGCTCGAGCTTTTCACGCGAGTCGGCGATGTCCAGGTTGCGCATGGTGAGCTGGCCGATGCGGTCGGTGGGGCCGAACGCCGAGTCCTCGACGCGCTCCATCGAGAGCTTGTCGCCGTCGTAGCTGAGGTTCGGGCCGGTGGTGTTCAAGATGGTGTAGTCGTCGCCTCGACGAAGCCGTAGTGTGACCTCGCCCGTCACAGCCGACGCCACCCAGCGCTGGATGGATTCGCGCAGCATGAGCGACTGTGGGTCCAGCCAGCGGCCTTCGTAGAGCAGGCGGCCAAGGCGCAGACCCTGCTGGAAGTAGTTTGAGAGGGTGTCCTCGTTGTGGATGGCGGAGAGGAGGCGCTCGTACGCGATCCAGAGCAGCGCCATGCCCGGCGCCTCGTAGATGCCGCGCGACTTTGCCTCGATGATGCGGTTCTCGATCTGGTCAGCCATGCCCAGGCCGTGGCGGCCACCGATGGCGTTGGCCTCGACCACTAGGGCGACGGCGTCGTCGAAGCGCTTGCCGTTGATGGCGACGGGGCGGCCCTGCTCGAAGGCGATGCGCACATCCTCGGTGTCGATCTTCACGGCCGGATCCCAGAACTTCACGCCCATGATGGGCTCGACCGTCTCCAGCGACACGTCGAGTGCCTCGAGCGTCTTGGCTTCGTGCGTGGCGCCCCAGATGTTGGCGTCGGTGGAGTAGGCCTTCTCCTTGGAGTCGCGGTAGGGGAGGCCTCGTTCGGTGAGCCACACGCTCATCTCGTCGCGACCCCCGAGCTCGCTGACGAACTGTTCGTCGAGCCAGGGCTTGTAGATGCGCAGCTGCGGGTTGGCCATGAGGCCGTAGCGGTAGAAGCGCTCGATGTCGTTGCCCTTGTAGGTGGAGCCGTCGCCCCAGATCATCACGTCGTCTTCGGCCATCGCGCGCACCAGCATGGTGCCGGTGACAGCGCGCCCGATCGGGGTGGTGTTGAAGTAGGCGCGCCCAGCGGAGCGGATGTGGAACGCGCCGCAAGCCAGCGCTGACAGGCCCTCCTCGACGAGCGGGCCGCGTACGTCGACGAGGCGCGAAATCTCAGCGCCGTACTCCTTCGCACGCCCAGGCACCGACTCGATGTCAGGCTCGTCGTACTGGCCGATGTCGGCGGTGTAGGTGCAGGGGATTGCACCTGCTTCGCGCATCCAAGCCACAGCCACCGAGGTGTCGAGGCCACCAGAGAAAGCGATGCCGACGCGTTCGCCGACGGGAAGAGAAGTCAGTACCTTAACCACGCATCTACCCTAGGGCATTCGCATCCCACTGGCAGTTTCAGTCTCGCTGAGCCTCCGCGAGGGCGCGAGTTTCGGCGTCGGAGAGTTGGCCTTGCACGGCGATGAAGCTCACCTGCTGGCCCGCGCGCACGGACGACTCCGTCCACCAGGCTCCATCGATATTCCGGTGCCCTGCCCAGTAGTCGGTTTCGGAGGTTACCTGCGTGACCGTGTCTTCGTCGCATGCCTGCATTTGCTCAATCCACGCCGACTGGAACTGTTCGGCCGCGGCGTCGTCGGTGAACCCGAATGCGAGCGCCACGCCGGGGGCACCGTCGCGTTCCAGCAAGCCCTCTCTGGCGTTTACTGGGGTGAGCTGTTCCATGTCCGGAGGTGCGGTACACCCGACGGCGAGTGTCGCACTCGCCCGATCCACGACGTCGACGTCGGCCAGCCACTGCCCGGGGGCGTGGCTCTCATCCGACTCGGCCGTGTTCCACCCACCCGGCGCTTGCACCGTCGGTGTAGGTGCAGGCGCGGCAGAAGGGGATGGCGAGGATGCGGTGGTGGCTGGGCTCGTCGGCGTCGACGGTGCCTCCTCACCCGAGCAGGCCCCAAGAGCGAGTAGCAAGCTCAACAGTGGAAGGAACGTGCGTCGCACGGTTATCGCCGCTCGAAGTGGTGCCAGTCCCAGCCGCTGAACCACTTCCAGCCGCGCGAGGTGAACGCGCGTACCGAAGTGCTGTTGGGATAATGCATGCCTTTGACGCCTGCCGGACGATGCCTCGACCACTGGCTACTCGGCCACCACTTGCCTTTGGGGTCAAGATAAGGGTTCTCGGCGGGGTTGATATCGACGGCATACCCGTAGGCGTGCGGCGACCAGCGGTACGGATTGCCGACAACCTTGCGGCAGTTAAAGGCTGAGGTATTGTTCGCCGCCATCATGGCCGTGTCGCTGCCCTTCCAGCGGGTGGGCAGTTCCATCCGTGCGATGTAGAAATGGTTGTTGAACATGTCAGTGAACGCGGCTGCTACGTCGTTGGCACGGTCAGCCCGCACTACGATCGTTCCGCGCTGGACTTGGTTGTTGTAGTCCCAGTAATTGACTTCGATGGTGCGCAACCGCGATGGCCCCATCGGGCAGGAGGAGTTCCAATAGCCAGCCAGGTCGGCCGTCGTAGTGCGACGGATCTTGGCATCTGCGCCTACGATCCGGGTGAGCGTGAACTCTCTGGTGCTCACAGTGCCTTCGGGATATTCGCCCACCACCCGCCACCGCATTCTTCCCGGGCTGTTGGTGCCGTATGTGAGCGGGATGACGAAGTGGCCGGTGGCGTTCGTCTGGCGAATCTGGGACGTTGACCAGTGATCTCCGAGCCACACCTGAGTGCGCACCTTCATGGGCCTGTTGGTGTCGAACTTTCCCCACGTGTTCGTCTGATGACGGACCAGTTTCGTCCCTGCAGAAGCGACAGTGGGAGCGGTTACGCGTCGAAACGAGAACTGGTTGCTCCGAATTTCCTGCCCCGAGTCCAGGCGTGTTGCGACGCGCCACTGGAATGTGCCGGAGCTGTTGGCGCCGTACGTGAGCGGGATCACGAACCACCCGGTGTCGCTGGTGGTACGCATTTGAGACCTCGACCAGCGACCGTCCGGCAACCGGACCTCCGTCCAAACTGGTACCGGCTTAGACGTCGGGACGGTGCCCCAAGTGTTGGAAGTGAGGTTGACTATCTTGATGCCAGCCGAATGCGCGCTGAACGTGGTTGGTTGCGCAGCCCTGGCGGCTTTCAAAACTTGATGGGTGCTCGGTGAAGCGGTGGGTGTCAGTGAAGCCGTGGGAGTTGGTGATGGTGCAAGGGGCTCGGACGCGGTAGGAGCCGGATCCGCCGGTTCAGTGGAGGCTGCACTCGCAGACTCGACGGGAGTCGGCGGCGGGGAAGCGCTGTTGGGGCTACCGTCCGGCATGGCTTCGTCGGCAGTGGCATGCAGACCTGACGAAGCCGCGAGGCACAGTGCGACAGTGAACGCAGCGATCCGACGTTTCATGA is a genomic window containing:
- the argG gene encoding argininosuccinate synthase, with product MVKVLTSLPVGERVGIAFSGGLDTSVAVAWMREAGAIPCTYTADIGQYDEPDIESVPGRAKEYGAEISRLVDVRGPLVEEGLSALACGAFHIRSAGRAYFNTTPIGRAVTGTMLVRAMAEDDVMIWGDGSTYKGNDIERFYRYGLMANPQLRIYKPWLDEQFVSELGGRDEMSVWLTERGLPYRDSKEKAYSTDANIWGATHEAKTLEALDVSLETVEPIMGVKFWDPAVKIDTEDVRIAFEQGRPVAINGKRFDDAVALVVEANAIGGRHGLGMADQIENRIIEAKSRGIYEAPGMALLWIAYERLLSAIHNEDTLSNYFQQGLRLGRLLYEGRWLDPQSLMLRESIQRWVASAVTGEVTLRLRRGDDYTILNTTGPNLSYDGDKLSMERVEDSAFGPTDRIGQLTMRNLDIADSREKLELYASQGTLGVQQAKLFGEIEAGGAAQIAELGAPQPDDDIDAAGLRSSFDSGTD
- a CDS encoding M15 family metallopeptidase: MRTTSDTGWFVIPLTYGANSSGTFQWRVATRLDSGQEIRSNQFSFRRVTAPTVASAGTKLVRHQTNTWGKFDTNRPMKVRTQVWLGDHWSTSQIRQTNATGHFVIPLTYGTNSPGRMRWRVVGEYPEGTVSTREFTLTRIVGADAKIRRTTTADLAGYWNSSCPMGPSRLRTIEVNYWDYNNQVQRGTIVVRADRANDVAAAFTDMFNNHFYIARMELPTRWKGSDTAMMAANNTSAFNCRKVVGNPYRWSPHAYGYAVDINPAENPYLDPKGKWWPSSQWSRHRPAGVKGMHYPNSTSVRAFTSRGWKWFSGWDWHHFERR